The proteins below come from a single Stutzerimonas stutzeri RCH2 genomic window:
- the gcvH gene encoding glycine cleavage system protein GcvH, with the protein MSNIPSDLRYAASHEWARLEADGSITVGISDHAQEALGDVVYVELPEVGRQLNAGQEAGVVESVKAASDIYAPVSGEVVAINEALADSPELVNSDAYGSWFFRLQPSDPAELDKLLDAAAYQAACDADA; encoded by the coding sequence ATGAGCAATATCCCCAGCGATCTGCGTTACGCCGCCAGCCACGAGTGGGCCCGTCTCGAAGCGGACGGCAGCATCACCGTCGGTATCTCCGATCACGCCCAGGAAGCGCTGGGGGATGTGGTCTACGTCGAGCTGCCCGAGGTCGGGCGCCAGCTCAATGCCGGCCAGGAAGCCGGTGTGGTCGAGTCGGTGAAGGCCGCGTCCGACATCTACGCGCCGGTGTCCGGTGAGGTGGTCGCGATCAACGAGGCGCTTGCCGATTCGCCCGAGCTGGTCAACAGCGACGCCTATGGCAGCTGGTTCTTCCGCCTGCAGCCGAGCGACCCGGCGGAGCTGGACAAGCTCCTTGACGCAGCCGCCTACCAGGCCGCCTGCGACGCCGACGCCTAA
- the gcvP gene encoding aminomethyl-transferring glycine dehydrogenase, whose protein sequence is MPYMPSLSQLQQPDAFLRRHLGPDQAEQQAMLDALGLTSREQLIEQTVPPAIRLQDELDLPAALDEQAALAKLRGYAEQNQLWTSLIGMGYHGTITPPVILRNVLENPGWYTAYTPYQPEIAQGRLEALLNYQQMIIDLTGLDLANASLLDEATAAAEAMTLARRMAKSKSNRFFVDENCHPQTLSVVQTRAEAFGFELVVGTLDELAGQEVFGALLQYPDTHGEIRDLRPAIEQLHAQQALACVAADLLSLLLLTPPGELGADVVLGSTQRFGVPMGYGGPHAAYFASRDEFKRGMPGRIIGVSKDARGNTALRMALQTREQHIRREKANSNICTAQVLLANIAGFYAVYHGPQGLKRIAQRVHRLTAILAAGLEQKGIVRLNQHFFDTLTLEVGGAQTAIIESAEAAQINLRILGRGRLGVSLDETCDERTVEQLLAIFLGADHGLDVAALDAGELAAGIPAGLQRESGYLEHPVFNSHHSETEMLRYLKQLENKDLALNQAMIPLGSCTMKLNATSEMIPITWAEFANLHPFVPRVQAQGYKLMIEELEAWLCAITGFDAISMQPNSGAQGEYAGLVAIRKYHESRGEGQRDICLIPSSAHGTNPASAQMVSMRVVIVECDKGGNVDLEDLKRKAAEAGDRLSCLMITYPSTHGVYEENVREICAAIHAHGGQVYMDGANLNAQVGLARPADIGADVSHMNLHKTFCIPHGGGGPGMGPIGVKAHLAPFVANHPVVELEGPQPGNGAVSAAPWGSASILPISWMYIAMMGPQLRDATEVAILGANYLANRLGDAFPVLYAGRNGRVAHECILDLRPLKAASGISEEDVAKRLMDYGFHAPTMSFPVPGTLMIEPTESESKAELDRFVEAMLSIRAEIAKVQDGEWPADNNPLVRAPHTLADVIGEWDRPYSIAEAVTPSAHARAHKYWPAVNRVDNVYGDRNLFCACVPVDAYRD, encoded by the coding sequence ATGCCGTATATGCCGAGCCTTTCCCAACTCCAGCAACCCGATGCCTTCCTGCGCCGTCACCTCGGCCCGGATCAGGCCGAACAGCAGGCCATGCTCGACGCCCTGGGCCTGACCAGTCGCGAACAGCTGATCGAGCAGACCGTGCCGCCGGCGATTCGTCTGCAGGACGAGCTGGACCTGCCAGCGGCGCTGGACGAGCAGGCCGCGCTGGCCAAGCTGCGTGGCTATGCGGAGCAGAATCAGCTCTGGACCAGCCTGATCGGCATGGGCTACCACGGCACCATCACCCCGCCGGTGATCCTGCGCAACGTGCTGGAGAATCCGGGCTGGTACACCGCCTACACCCCCTATCAGCCGGAGATCGCCCAGGGTCGGCTGGAAGCGTTGCTGAACTATCAGCAGATGATCATCGACCTCACCGGTCTCGACCTGGCCAATGCCTCGTTGCTCGATGAGGCGACCGCAGCGGCCGAGGCCATGACCCTGGCCCGGCGCATGGCCAAGAGCAAGAGCAACCGCTTCTTCGTCGACGAGAACTGCCACCCGCAGACGCTCTCCGTGGTGCAGACCCGCGCCGAGGCGTTCGGCTTCGAACTGGTGGTCGGCACGCTGGACGAGCTGGCCGGGCAGGAGGTGTTCGGTGCACTGCTGCAGTACCCGGACACCCATGGCGAAATCCGTGACCTGCGTCCGGCCATCGAGCAGCTGCACGCGCAGCAGGCACTGGCCTGCGTCGCCGCCGATCTGCTCAGCCTGCTGTTGCTGACCCCGCCGGGCGAACTGGGCGCCGACGTGGTGCTCGGCTCGACCCAGCGCTTCGGTGTGCCGATGGGCTACGGTGGCCCGCATGCGGCCTATTTCGCCAGCCGCGACGAGTTCAAGCGCGGCATGCCGGGACGCATCATCGGCGTGTCCAAGGACGCCCGTGGCAACACCGCGCTGCGCATGGCACTGCAGACCCGCGAGCAGCACATCCGCCGCGAGAAAGCCAACTCCAACATCTGTACCGCGCAGGTGCTGCTGGCCAATATCGCCGGTTTCTACGCCGTCTACCACGGCCCGCAAGGCCTCAAGCGCATCGCCCAGCGCGTGCACCGGCTGACCGCGATCCTCGCTGCCGGACTGGAGCAGAAGGGCATCGTCCGCCTCAATCAACATTTCTTCGACACGCTGACTCTCGAAGTCGGTGGCGCGCAGACCGCGATCATCGAAAGTGCCGAAGCGGCGCAGATCAACCTGCGCATCCTCGGCCGCGGTCGTCTGGGCGTGAGCCTTGACGAGACCTGCGACGAGCGCACCGTCGAGCAGCTGCTGGCGATCTTCCTCGGTGCCGATCATGGACTCGATGTCGCCGCGCTGGATGCCGGTGAGCTGGCGGCGGGCATTCCCGCAGGGCTGCAACGCGAGAGCGGCTACCTGGAGCATCCGGTGTTCAACTCGCACCACAGCGAAACCGAGATGCTGCGCTACCTCAAGCAGCTGGAAAACAAGGATCTGGCGCTGAACCAGGCGATGATCCCGCTCGGCTCCTGCACCATGAAACTCAACGCCACCAGCGAGATGATTCCGATCACCTGGGCCGAGTTTGCCAACCTGCATCCGTTCGTCCCGCGCGTTCAGGCCCAGGGTTACAAGCTGATGATCGAAGAACTGGAAGCCTGGCTCTGCGCGATTACCGGCTTCGACGCGATCAGCATGCAGCCGAACTCCGGTGCCCAGGGCGAATACGCCGGCCTGGTCGCGATCCGCAAGTATCACGAGAGCCGCGGCGAAGGGCAGCGCGACATCTGCCTGATCCCGTCCTCGGCGCATGGCACCAACCCCGCCTCGGCGCAGATGGTCAGCATGCGTGTGGTCATCGTCGAGTGCGACAAGGGCGGCAACGTCGATCTGGAAGACCTCAAGCGCAAGGCCGCCGAAGCCGGTGACCGGCTGTCCTGCTTGATGATCACCTATCCGTCGACCCACGGCGTGTATGAAGAGAACGTGCGCGAAATCTGCGCGGCGATCCACGCCCACGGCGGTCAGGTGTACATGGACGGTGCCAACCTCAATGCCCAGGTCGGGCTGGCGCGGCCGGCGGATATCGGCGCCGACGTGTCGCACATGAACCTGCACAAGACCTTCTGCATCCCCCATGGCGGTGGCGGCCCGGGCATGGGGCCGATCGGCGTCAAGGCGCACCTGGCACCGTTCGTGGCCAACCATCCGGTGGTCGAGCTGGAAGGCCCGCAACCGGGCAACGGCGCGGTCAGCGCGGCGCCCTGGGGCAGTGCGAGCATCCTGCCGATCAGCTGGATGTATATCGCCATGATGGGGCCGCAGCTGCGCGACGCCACGGAAGTCGCCATTCTCGGTGCCAACTACCTGGCCAATCGCCTCGGCGATGCGTTTCCCGTCCTCTACGCCGGGCGCAACGGCCGCGTCGCCCACGAATGCATCCTCGACCTGCGCCCGCTCAAGGCGGCCAGCGGCATCAGCGAGGAGGATGTCGCCAAGCGCCTGATGGACTACGGCTTCCACGCGCCGACCATGTCCTTCCCCGTACCCGGCACGCTGATGATCGAGCCAACCGAGAGCGAGTCGAAGGCCGAGCTGGATCGCTTCGTCGAGGCGATGCTGAGCATCCGCGCGGAAATCGCCAAGGTGCAGGACGGCGAATGGCCGGCGGACAACAACCCGCTGGTACGTGCGCCGCATACCCTGGCTGACGTGATCGGCGAGTGGGACCGCCCCTACAGCATCGCCGAGGCGGTGACGCCGAGTGCCCACGCCCGTGCGCACAAGTACTGGCCGGCGGTGAACCGCGTGGACAACGTCTACGGTGACCGCAACCTGTTCTGCGCCTGCGTGCCGGTGGATGCGTATCGCGACTGA
- the yihA gene encoding ribosome biogenesis GTP-binding protein YihA/YsxC: MLPKNPILGLCQQATFMISAAKVDQCPADEGLEVAFAGRSNAGKSSALNTLTHANLARTSKTPGRTQLLNFFRLDEERRLVDLPGYGYAKVPIPLKQHWQRHLEAYLGSRESLAGVFLMMDIRHPLTEFDRMMLDWASASQMPLHILLTKSDKLAFGAAKNALLAIQRDIQKGWGADVSVQLFSAPKRQGVEEAQLVLASWLGLLDEASEEEQAPEA; the protein is encoded by the coding sequence ATGCTACCGAAAAACCCGATTCTCGGCCTTTGCCAACAGGCCACCTTCATGATCAGCGCCGCCAAGGTCGATCAGTGCCCGGCCGACGAGGGTCTGGAAGTAGCCTTCGCCGGCCGTTCCAACGCGGGCAAGTCGAGCGCGCTGAACACCCTGACCCATGCCAATCTGGCGCGCACCTCGAAAACCCCCGGGCGCACCCAGCTGCTCAACTTCTTTCGTCTCGATGAGGAGCGCCGACTGGTCGACTTGCCCGGTTACGGCTACGCCAAGGTGCCGATTCCGCTCAAGCAGCACTGGCAGCGCCATCTGGAAGCCTACCTGGGCAGTCGTGAAAGCCTGGCCGGCGTGTTCCTGATGATGGACATTCGCCACCCGCTGACCGAATTCGACCGCATGATGCTGGACTGGGCGAGCGCCAGTCAGATGCCACTGCACATCCTGCTGACCAAGTCCGACAAGCTGGCCTTTGGCGCCGCGAAGAATGCATTGCTGGCGATCCAGCGCGACATTCAAAAAGGCTGGGGCGCTGACGTCAGCGTTCAGCTGTTCTCCGCGCCCAAGCGGCAGGGCGTTGAAGAAGCGCAGCTGGTACTGGCGAGCTGGCTGGGTTTGCTGGACGAAGCGTCCGAGGAAGAGCAAGCGCCTGAAGCGTAG
- a CDS encoding c-type cytochrome, whose translation MNKVLVSLLLTLGITGMAHAAGDAEAGQGKVAMCGACHGADGNSPAPNFPKLAGQGERYLLKQLQDIKAGSTPGAPEGVGRKVLEMTGMLDPLSDQDLQDIAAYFSSQKGSVGYTDPALAKQGEKLFRGGKLDQGMPACTGCHAPNGVGNDLAGFPKLGGQHAAYTAKQLTDFREGNRTNDGDSMIMRGVAAKLSNKDIEALSSYIQGLH comes from the coding sequence ATGAACAAAGTACTCGTGAGTCTGCTGTTGACCCTTGGCATCACCGGTATGGCCCACGCGGCTGGAGACGCCGAAGCTGGTCAGGGCAAAGTTGCAATGTGTGGCGCCTGCCACGGTGCGGACGGCAACAGCCCGGCGCCGAACTTCCCGAAACTCGCCGGCCAGGGCGAGCGCTATCTGCTCAAGCAACTGCAGGACATCAAGGCCGGCAGCACCCCGGGTGCTCCGGAAGGCGTCGGCCGCAAGGTGCTGGAAATGACCGGCATGCTCGACCCGCTGAGCGATCAGGATCTGCAAGACATCGCCGCCTACTTCTCCAGCCAGAAGGGCAGCGTCGGCTATACCGATCCGGCTCTGGCAAAGCAGGGCGAGAAACTGTTCCGCGGCGGCAAGCTGGATCAGGGCATGCCGGCCTGCACCGGTTGCCACGCGCCCAACGGTGTCGGCAACGACCTGGCCGGTTTCCCCAAACTGGGTGGCCAGCATGCGGCTTACACTGCCAAGCAGCTGACCGATTTCCGTGAAGGCAACCGCACCAACGACGGCGACAGCATGATCATGCGTGGCGTTGCCGCCAAGCTGAGCAACAAGGACATCGAAGCGCTGTCCAGCTACATCCAGGGCCTGCACTGA
- a CDS encoding thiol:disulfide interchange protein DsbA/DsbL, translating into MRNFLLTAIFAAASLFGAAAQAAEFQAGKEYVELSSPVPVADPSKIEVVELFWYGCPHCYQFEPVIKPWVEQLPEDVQFKRIPAMFGGIWNVHGQLFIALESMGVEPKVHDAVFAAYHQERKKLATPDEMADFLAGHGIDKQAFLKAYNSFGVRGRVEQAKKLGMAYQITGVPVMIVNGKYRFDLGSSGGPERTLQVADFLIEKERAAR; encoded by the coding sequence ATGCGCAATTTCCTACTCACTGCCATTTTTGCCGCTGCCAGCCTGTTCGGTGCTGCAGCCCAGGCAGCGGAGTTTCAGGCCGGCAAGGAATATGTCGAGCTGAGCAGCCCGGTGCCAGTCGCCGACCCGAGCAAGATCGAGGTGGTCGAGCTGTTCTGGTACGGCTGCCCGCACTGCTACCAGTTCGAGCCGGTGATCAAGCCCTGGGTCGAGCAGCTGCCCGAGGACGTGCAGTTCAAGCGCATCCCGGCGATGTTTGGCGGGATCTGGAACGTACACGGACAATTGTTTATCGCGCTGGAATCGATGGGCGTGGAGCCGAAGGTCCACGATGCGGTCTTCGCTGCCTACCATCAGGAGCGCAAGAAGCTCGCCACGCCTGACGAAATGGCTGATTTCCTTGCCGGTCACGGCATCGACAAGCAGGCCTTTCTGAAAGCCTACAACTCGTTCGGTGTGCGTGGTCGCGTAGAGCAGGCCAAAAAACTCGGCATGGCGTATCAGATCACCGGTGTGCCGGTGATGATCGTCAACGGCAAGTATCGTTTCGATCTCGGCTCGTCCGGCGGCCCGGAGCGCACCTTGCAGGTGGCCGACTTCCTCATCGAAAAAGAACGCGCGGCGCGGTAA
- a CDS encoding endonuclease/exonuclease/phosphatase family protein produces the protein MLRRWSAPRHAGPGKARVNAHCLASSGLPSDGRLRLLSFNIQVGISTERYHHYLTRSWQHLLPHPGRAGNLQRIGEVLGNYDLVALQEADGGSLRSGYVNQVEHLAHLGAFPYWYQQLNRNLGRFAQHSNGVLSRLEPQGLEDHPLPGPSGRGAILLRFGEGPDALVVVMMHLALGGGARTRQLAYIRELIGGYRHQVLMGDMNTHANDLLENSPLRDLGLLAPQIEATFPSWRPQRCLDHILLSPSLTLERVDVLALPISDHLPVAVEIRLPDSLQADSLPVQVKDTK, from the coding sequence ATGCTGCGTCGTTGGAGCGCGCCGCGCCATGCCGGACCCGGCAAGGCGCGCGTCAACGCGCACTGCCTGGCCAGTAGCGGTCTGCCGTCGGACGGGCGGTTGCGGCTGCTCAGCTTCAACATCCAGGTCGGCATCAGTACCGAGCGCTACCACCATTACCTGACGCGCAGCTGGCAGCATCTGCTGCCCCATCCGGGGCGGGCGGGCAATCTGCAGCGCATCGGTGAGGTGCTTGGCAACTACGATCTGGTGGCGCTGCAGGAGGCCGACGGCGGCAGCCTGCGTTCCGGCTACGTCAATCAGGTCGAGCACCTGGCTCATTTGGGTGCGTTTCCCTATTGGTATCAGCAGCTCAACCGCAATCTCGGGCGGTTCGCCCAGCACAGCAATGGTGTGCTCAGTCGTCTCGAACCTCAGGGTCTGGAAGATCATCCGTTGCCCGGGCCGTCGGGGCGTGGGGCGATCCTGCTGCGCTTCGGCGAGGGGCCGGACGCGCTGGTGGTGGTGATGATGCACCTGGCGCTGGGTGGCGGGGCGCGGACGCGCCAGCTGGCCTACATTCGCGAGCTGATCGGCGGCTACCGCCATCAGGTCCTGATGGGTGACATGAATACCCACGCCAACGATCTGCTGGAAAATTCGCCGCTGCGTGATCTCGGCCTTCTGGCGCCGCAGATCGAAGCGACCTTTCCGAGCTGGCGACCGCAGCGCTGTCTGGACCACATCCTGCTCAGCCCCAGCCTGACGCTCGAGCGCGTCGATGTGCTGGCATTGCCGATTTCCGATCACCTGCCGGTGGCCGTCGAGATCAGACTGCCTGATTCGCTGCAGGCCGATTCCTTGCCGGTTCAGGTGAAAGACACGAAATGA
- a CDS encoding GGDEF domain-containing protein, with protein MSEEAERWKEKYLQLVERQDQLEARWEQRVDLLRRSLVRSSLAVEGADPAVERCLHAMREVLREGDLDDGLSQLVPRLEKAVLDSERYRQERAVRLTEALHRLVAQLLALSPPPELRKPIKRFAKQLDQRAAQLRELPGLLGELSVLQGQVLTLQEDAAPQQGGFLKRLFGGRDSQLAAIPLETAIPAGLSAPAEVTLAAEAVVGGETAVASAATEAVVAVVAPILAEPANDEQQAVEPVSSAAEPDADAVEAGADADADAELAPVAEPLPPESAYALPDSPEPAFSVVADRVEATLSNLLDNLHLPEQHQPQLQTLRARIQHGLNWYELVPVLDDLAMLMIAFSDQGQRDFESYLQTLNERLSAMQENLLAAHQGHSEGRDAAQALDEELREQVGGLQHSMRQATDLTSLKKVVEARLDGLLDTVDTYRQQRSQQEQKLGERLQQLVSRVGSLEQAARGLRGHLEEQRQKALQDPLTGLPNRAAWNERLDLEFARWQRYGGDLLLAVLDVDHFKRVNDGYGHLAGDRVLKIIGSELRKRLRKTDFIARFGGEEFVVLLPNTPYEAGQQLMDALRDSISNCPFHFKGERIVITLSAGLTAFGEDDTTERAFERADGALYRAKNAGRNRVELA; from the coding sequence ATGAGCGAAGAAGCCGAACGCTGGAAGGAAAAGTATCTTCAGCTCGTCGAGCGCCAGGACCAGCTGGAAGCCCGCTGGGAACAGCGCGTGGATCTGCTACGGCGCAGTCTGGTGCGCAGCAGTCTGGCGGTGGAAGGTGCCGACCCCGCGGTCGAGCGCTGTCTGCATGCGATGCGTGAGGTGCTGCGCGAGGGCGATCTGGACGATGGCCTCAGCCAGTTGGTGCCGCGTCTGGAAAAGGCCGTACTCGATTCCGAGCGGTATCGGCAGGAGCGCGCGGTGCGGTTGACCGAGGCACTGCATCGCCTGGTCGCCCAGCTGCTGGCACTCTCGCCTCCGCCGGAACTGCGCAAGCCTATCAAGCGCTTTGCCAAACAGCTGGACCAGCGCGCCGCTCAGCTCCGCGAGCTGCCGGGGCTGCTTGGTGAGTTGAGTGTTTTGCAAGGCCAGGTGCTGACGCTGCAGGAGGATGCCGCGCCGCAGCAGGGTGGATTTCTGAAGCGCCTGTTCGGTGGCCGGGACAGCCAGTTGGCGGCGATCCCGCTCGAGACGGCGATTCCGGCTGGGCTGTCAGCTCCCGCAGAGGTGACGCTCGCGGCCGAGGCGGTTGTCGGTGGCGAGACGGCCGTTGCGTCCGCCGCGACCGAAGCGGTCGTGGCGGTCGTGGCGCCAATCTTGGCCGAGCCGGCGAACGACGAGCAGCAGGCAGTCGAGCCCGTTTCATCAGCGGCCGAGCCCGACGCGGACGCGGTCGAAGCTGGGGCCGATGCCGATGCCGATGCCGAGCTGGCGCCAGTGGCCGAGCCGCTGCCGCCGGAGTCCGCCTACGCTCTGCCGGACTCCCCCGAGCCGGCCTTCAGCGTTGTGGCTGATCGCGTGGAGGCGACGCTCAGCAATCTGCTCGACAATCTGCATCTGCCCGAACAACACCAGCCGCAGCTGCAGACGCTGCGTGCGCGTATCCAGCACGGACTGAACTGGTACGAGCTGGTGCCGGTGCTGGACGACCTGGCGATGCTGATGATTGCCTTCAGTGATCAGGGCCAGCGGGATTTCGAAAGCTATCTGCAGACGTTGAACGAGCGTCTCTCGGCAATGCAGGAGAATCTGCTCGCCGCGCACCAAGGCCACAGCGAAGGGCGCGATGCGGCGCAGGCGCTGGACGAGGAGCTGCGCGAGCAGGTGGGTGGTCTGCAGCACAGCATGCGTCAGGCCACTGATCTGACCAGTCTGAAGAAGGTGGTGGAGGCGCGCCTGGACGGGCTGCTGGATACGGTGGATACCTATCGCCAGCAGCGTAGCCAGCAGGAGCAGAAGCTCGGCGAGCGTCTGCAGCAACTGGTCAGTCGGGTCGGCAGTCTCGAACAGGCCGCGCGCGGCCTGCGCGGCCATCTGGAAGAGCAGCGGCAGAAGGCGCTGCAGGACCCGCTGACCGGGCTACCCAACCGTGCGGCCTGGAACGAGCGTCTGGATCTCGAGTTTGCCCGCTGGCAGCGCTACGGCGGCGACCTGCTGCTGGCCGTGCTGGACGTCGATCACTTCAAGCGGGTCAATGACGGCTACGGCCACCTGGCGGGTGACCGAGTGCTGAAGATCATCGGCAGTGAATTGCGCAAGCGCCTGCGCAAGACCGACTTCATCGCCCGCTTCGGTGGAGAGGAATTCGTCGTGCTGCTCCCCAACACCCCTTACGAGGCGGGGCAGCAGCTGATGGATGCGCTGCGCGATTCGATCAGCAATTGTCCGTTTCACTTCAAGGGCGAGCGCATCGTCATCACCCTGTCCGCTGGCCTAACCGCATTCGGCGAGGACGATACCACCGAGCGTGCATTCGAGCGGGCTGACGGCGCGCTTTACCGCGCCAAGAACGCGGGTCGCAATCGCGTCGAGCTGGCCTGA
- a CDS encoding N-acetylmuramoyl-L-alanine amidase: protein MKAITAILMLLLLAGCASGPRIDTSHSSIGHDSRSQFIVLHYTSADLPRSLELLSGRDVSSHYLIGESPATIYRLVDENRRAWHAGESEWNDRTWLNATSIGIELVNRGYVESADGRRLWHPYSDAQIDALVVLLKDIMARHELKPGAIIGHSDIAPQRKVDPGPLFPWKRLADEGLVPWPEAGAVAVEQMRYASEGLPPVVWYQDALVAQGYRVPRHGHLDAETRNVIAAFQMKYRPARFDGEPDAETAAMLQVLANQAKR from the coding sequence ATGAAAGCCATCACCGCCATCCTGATGCTCTTGCTGCTGGCCGGCTGCGCCAGTGGCCCGCGTATCGACACCAGTCATAGTTCGATCGGCCATGACAGCCGCAGCCAGTTCATCGTGCTGCACTACACCTCAGCCGATCTGCCGCGTTCGCTGGAGCTGCTCAGCGGTCGCGACGTCAGCAGTCACTACCTGATTGGCGAATCACCGGCGACCATTTACCGGCTGGTGGACGAGAACCGGCGTGCCTGGCATGCCGGTGAAAGCGAATGGAATGACCGCACCTGGCTCAACGCCACCTCGATCGGCATCGAACTGGTCAATCGCGGCTACGTCGAAAGCGCCGACGGACGCCGGCTCTGGCATCCCTACTCCGACGCACAGATCGACGCGCTGGTGGTTCTGCTCAAGGACATCATGGCGCGTCATGAACTCAAGCCGGGGGCCATCATCGGCCACAGCGACATTGCCCCGCAGCGCAAGGTCGATCCGGGGCCGCTGTTTCCGTGGAAGCGTCTCGCCGACGAAGGTCTGGTGCCCTGGCCCGAGGCTGGCGCGGTAGCCGTGGAACAGATGCGTTATGCATCCGAGGGCCTGCCGCCGGTCGTCTGGTATCAGGATGCCTTGGTTGCTCAGGGCTACCGGGTCCCACGGCACGGGCATCTGGATGCCGAAACGCGCAACGTCATCGCGGCCTTTCAGATGAAGTATCGGCCGGCGCGTTTCGACGGCGAGCCTGATGCCGAAACCGCTGCGATGTTGCAGGTGCTCGCCAACCAGGCGAAGCGCTGA
- a CDS encoding DUF1330 domain-containing protein, with product MPSLNPSPEQLADYAASMPSGVPILMLNLLRYNDQATYPAGSPHSPCSGREAYARYSRVALAKVQASGGAVEVRAKAHAALIAPPDEQWDDLLLVSYPSKEAFLAMIGDRDYQAAAEHRSAALADSRLIGTTAY from the coding sequence ATGCCGAGCCTGAACCCCAGCCCCGAGCAGCTCGCCGATTACGCGGCGTCGATGCCATCCGGGGTTCCGATCCTGATGCTCAACCTGTTGCGCTATAACGACCAGGCAACCTATCCGGCGGGCAGCCCGCACAGCCCCTGCAGCGGCCGCGAAGCCTATGCGCGCTACAGCCGGGTGGCGCTGGCCAAGGTGCAGGCCAGCGGCGGCGCGGTCGAGGTTCGCGCCAAGGCCCATGCGGCGCTGATCGCCCCGCCTGACGAGCAATGGGATGACCTGCTGCTGGTCAGCTATCCATCCAAGGAAGCCTTTCTGGCGATGATCGGTGACCGCGACTATCAGGCCGCTGCCGAGCATCGCAGCGCGGCGCTGGCAGACTCCCGGCTGATCGGCACCACCGCCTACTGA